Part of the Rhizobiales bacterium NRL2 genome is shown below.
CTCGAACACCAGCACGGCCAGCGCCGGAGCGCCGAGCGCGGCGATGACCGCAAGCTTCAGCAGCATCGACAGGACGATCTCGCCGGGGTGGAAACGCAGCCCCGTGGTCACGTCGATGTCCAGGTCCGCATGATGCATTCGGTGCATCCGCCACAGGAACGGGACATGGTGGAAGGCGACATGCTGGCCATAGATCACAAGATCCAGCAGCAGGACCGCGATCAGGAAATCGGCCCAGTAAGGCAGCGCAACCACGTTCAACAGGCCAACGCCCTCGGCCTCCAGCAGCGCTGCAAAGCCGACGGCAAGGGCGGGGAGGAAGAAGAAGCCCAGGCGCAGCGCCGCGGTGTCGACGGCGACCACCGCAAGATTGGCGAACCAGCGGCGCGGACGCGGCTGGCCCAGCGGGCGCTTCGGCACGAGCCGTTCCAGCCCCGCCATGCCGGCCAGAACGGCGACGAAGACCGCGATGCGGACCGCCCCCTCGTTCTCGATCAGGAAATCGCCCATGACGCCCGATCTAGCGCCCGCGGCCGCTTCGCGCCAGTCACGGCTGCGCCAGCGCCCGCCCTAACCCGCCTTGCGCGACGCTTCATCCAGAACATCCTCCGCCCACTGGTTCAGGCTCTTGCCGGCCAGCTCGGCGGCGAGGGCCGCACGGCGGTGGGTTTCGGGGGCCACGCGGAACATCATGCGGCCGCTATAGGGTTTCTGCGGCGTCTTGCCGATGCGGGCGCAGGTCTCGAGATAGTCGTCGACCGCA
Proteins encoded:
- a CDS encoding antitoxin HicB encodes the protein MSYKGYSARIEYDDQDEIFFGRLAGIRDSVSFHADTVGDLKAAFHDAVDDYLETCARIGKTPQKPYSGRMMFRVAPETHRRAALAAELAGKSLNQWAEDVLDEASRKAG
- a CDS encoding fatty acid hydroxylase; the encoded protein is MGDFLIENEGAVRIAVFVAVLAGMAGLERLVPKRPLGQPRPRRWFANLAVVAVDTAALRLGFFFLPALAVGFAALLEAEGVGLLNVVALPYWADFLIAVLLLDLVIYGQHVAFHHVPFLWRMHRMHHADLDIDVTTGLRFHPGEIVLSMLLKLAVIAALGAPALAVLVFEIALNGLAMFNHSNIDLPGWLERPLRRLIITPDVHRVHHSTIVREHNSNFGFNLSVWDRIFRTWRAQPEKGHRGMDIGLGAYRDGARQGLLWMMALPFRRL